One part of the Mycobacterium marinum genome encodes these proteins:
- the secG gene encoding preprotein translocase subunit SecG, producing MELALQITLVITSVLVVLLVLLHRAKGGGLSTLFGGGVQSSLSGSTVVEKNLDRLTLFITGIWLVSIVGVALLIKYR from the coding sequence ATGGAGTTGGCCCTGCAGATCACCTTGGTGATCACCAGTGTGCTGGTGGTGTTGCTGGTGCTGCTGCACCGCGCGAAGGGTGGCGGCCTGTCAACGCTGTTCGGCGGCGGTGTGCAGTCCTCGCTGTCCGGGTCCACCGTGGTGGAGAAGAATCTCGACCGGTTGACCCTGTTCATCACCGGGATCTGGCTGGTATCGATCGTCGGCGTGGCATTGCTGATCAAGTACCGCTGA